From the genome of Dehalobacter sp.:
TGTCAAGCTTCACGTGGTGCACTTTGAACTGGAATACAACTTTCACCTTCGAAGAATATTTGTAACAAAAACAAACGAGTCACGATTTTATTCATGTAATTGAAATTAATGCTGCAGGAAAAATAGGTATTTATTTAACAAGATGGAGGATGTAAGTTCATGAAGACGGATCTAGAATACCTTAAAAACTACTATGATAAAATTTTTAAGGACGGCGTCGAGATCGGCTGTGGGTGTGAAGTGCCCCATCTTCACCCTGAGATGGATAATGCTTTGAAGAAGGTTGACTCTGAACTTTTTGGCAGCGTGTCACCACTTCCGCCAGATCTGGATGGATGTACAGTAATTGACTTGGGCTGCGGAATCGGACGAACCGTTTTTGCAGCGGCTTTTCTCGTGGGTGTAAAGGGGAAAGTCATTGGTGTGGATCCGCGGGAGGGATTGCTTGAGGTAGCCGGAAGCTATCTTCCCAAAATAATGGAAAAATTTTGCTACAAAAAGCCGAACGTTGAGTTTAAGAAAGGGTATCTGGAGGATTTGTCTTCCCTCGGTATTGAAGACAACTCGGTGGATGTGGTTGTGGCTAATGAAATTATTAACCTCTCCCCAGATAAAAAAGCGATTTTCTCAGATATATTCCGTGTTCTGAAGCCAGGCGGAGAGCTTTGTTTTTCGGTAATAGTGGCCGACCGAAGAGTTCCTGAGCGTTTGCGGGATGATGCATCGATGGTGCGTGCATGCCTCGCCGGAGCCTTGTACTGCAATGACTTCCGGAGACTCCTTAGGGATATCGGTTGCCATGATTACCGGATGATTTGTGAGCAGGCAGTCTTAAACTGTGATCCAGATTGGGCGGTCCGAGTCGGCCTTACGACTTTCTCTCACCGGGTTGTTCGCACTTTCAAGCTTCCCTTAGAGGATATTTGTGAGGATTATGGCCAAGTAGCGATTTACCGGGGTACAATGCCAGGCTTTGCTGAAGGGTTCCCACTTGATGATCACCACCTCTTTATCAAGGACAAGCCAATGCTGGTTTGTGGCAATTCGGGTGCAATGGTGAAAGAGAGCAGGTTCGGAAGATACTTTACCGTCTTGGGCGAGACTTCGCTCCACTATGGGCCATTTGATTGCTCCTGAAGGAGGCTAATATCATTGTAGGGGACCATGGCCCTTGCTTTCTCCCATTATCCAGCCAGTAGAAGGTTAGTGGTTTGGTCTTGTTGAGGTAAATAGCTTTTAAATTTGAGAATAACGAGTATCTTGATCTAAATAAATTAATAGTATCAGAATGTTAAAAATAAATAGCCATATATTATAATAATTACTTGACATGTGAGGCTTCCTCTGTAAAAATCTCAGTGTAAGTACAACGGAGTCATGGTGCCAAGGATGAATCATCTTTGGCTGTAGTCGTAATGAGTATGGAAAAATCATAAAATTATAAAAATTGAGCGAGATACTTCGTATTCCTCTTGAAATGGATATGTCGTTAAATGTCTTCTTGGAAATATTAGTTTGAAAGGAGAAAAGCATGCACGAAGTTGTAAGCAACGAGATGCTCGCCCCGAACCTGCATAGGATGGTGATTAAGGCTCCGAGGGTGGCGGCGGTTAGAAAGGCTGGTCAATTTGTTATTGTGCGATTGGAAAAAGGTGGTGAGCGAATTCCGCTTACTATTGGCGACGCTGACCCTGTAGGTGGCACTATAACGCTATTTGTTCAAGCAGTTGGAGCCTCAACTAAGAAAATAGTTAACACTCCTGTTAAAGGTTTTTTGCGCGATGTGGTCGGTCCGCTTGGAATGCCAACTCATATAGAAAACTGGGGCCGCGTTGTCTGTGTTGGCGGCGGTGTCGGCACCGCGGTTTTATATCCTATGGCCAAAGCACTGGCTGCCGCGGGAAATGAGGTTACCACGATTATTGGTGGGCGATCGAAAGCCCTGATAATCTTAGAAGATGAACTGTCGGTTTTTTCCAGGGAAACTCTTATAACTACAGAGGATGGAAGTCATGGAAGAAAGGGATTCGTGACGACAGTGCTGGAATCCCTCTTGAATGACTCACATCGATCTCCATTGTCAGTTTTTGCGGTGGGTCCGGTGCCAATGATGAAAGCTGTAGCTGAGCTGACACGTCCATATCAAGTCAAGACAATTGTCAGTCTTAATCCCATTATGATTGATGGCACTGGCATGTGTGGTGGATGTCGCGTACTCATTGGTGGAGAAACTAAGTTTGCTTGTGTGGACGGTCCTGAGTTTGACGGGCACTTGGTCGACTTCAATAATTTATCTGATCGTCTGACTACTTACCGTGAGCATGAGTGTCGGCTCGATCTTCAGGAAAAAGAAAGCATGGAGGCGGCATGAAAACCAAAGGGCTTACAACAAAAGAGCGTTTGGCAATTAGGCGTGTAAAAATGCCTGAATTGGATGCCGGCCAACGGAACAGAAACTTTCAGGAAGTTAATTTGGGTTTAACAGAAAATCAGGCAATACTAGAAGCACAACGTTGTGTTCAGTGCAAAAGCAAACCTTGTGTTGGTGGCTGCCCTGTCCAGATAGAGATCCCTCAGTTTATAAATGCTATAGCGGAAGGTGACTTCTCCACCGCCGCGTTTATCCTGCAGCGAGACAATGCACTTCCAGCTGTGTGTGGGCGTGTATGTCCACAGGAAATCCAATGCGAAGCGCACTGTGTTCTTGGACAGAAAGGAGAGCCAGTAGCAATTGGATATCTTGAACGCTTTGCTGCTGACTGGGCCTTGTTTCACGATTCAAAGCCAACGGTTAAAGAGATTCCAAGTTTGAGCAAAAAAAATGTTGCGATAATAGGGTGTGGTCCGGCAGGCCTCACAGCGGCAGCTGAATTAGCGGTAAAAGGACATGCAGTGACAATATTTGAAGCGCTTCACGACACTGGTGGAGTATTGCGATATGGTATACCAGAATTCCGTCTGCCTAAGAGCATTATTGACATAGAAGTTTCTCGCTTGGTTAACCTTGGTGTCGTAATTGAATGTAATGTAGTAGTGGGCAAAACAGTAACAATAAGTATGTTGCGTGAGGAGTTTGATGCAATCTTTGTAGCTAATGGGGCTGGCTTACCGATTTTGCTGGCTATTCCTGGTGAAAATTTAAAGGGTGTCTACTCTGCAAATGAATATCTAACACGTGTAAATTTGATGGGAGCGGGACAATCTTCGGATTGTGCAACCCCGATAATCCGCGGCAACCATGTAGTAGTTATTGGTGGCGGAAATACTGCTATGGATTGTGTACGCGTGGCGCGCAGACTGGGTGCAGACAGGGCTATGTTGGTGTATCGACGGAGTGAAGCTGAAATGCCTGCCCGAATTGAAGAAATTAAGCACGCTAAAGAGGAAGGCATTGAAGTAATAATACTTACATCTCCTATTGAGGTACTTGGAGATGAAAACGGCTGGACCAAGGGCTTACGGTGTCAGAAGATGAAACTTGGTGAGCCTGATACATCGGGCCGACGGAAGCCGGTTCCGATTGAAGGAGAGATCTTTGATCTCGATGCCGATGTAGTAATTAACGCAGTTGGTACCGGTGCTAATCCGCTGCTCACTGCTTCTGAGCCGGAACTGAAGTTGAATAAGTGGAAAAATATCGAGGTTAACGGATGCGGTGCTACCAGCCTAGATGGTGTTTTCGCAGGGGGTGACATTGTTCGCGGAGGAGCAACGGTTATTTTGGCTATGGGAGATGGAAAACAGGCCGCATCTGCAATGCACGATTTTCTGATGAATCCCAGGCCTTGTTTGAGCAGTCCTTTGAGTTCAGATACTCAGTGAGTTCCCAACATAATGTGTGAAATTTCTTTATGGAATTGTTCAGGTGAAAGTTAAGTAATTTGGGTACTTGCAATCAATAGCAGAAAACAAGTGGGTGAATAAGAAGCCTGAGGGTCTTTTTTGACCTGGCAGCAAGATCTATGATGCAAAGAAGACCCTTTTCCATTGCTGGTTTCTCAAAGCGTATTGAATTGTAAGTTGTCCAGAACGGGAGTACTTATGTCATTTATAAAGTTTAATAATGAAGAAGTGTTTGAGGCGAAAAATATCACTATTAATCAACTGCTGATTTCAAAGGGTTTAAATCCTTCCACAATCATGATTAGGATCGATGGTCGAATTATATACAGAGATCAATATAACACGTTCATTATTCCTAATGGTGCAGAAGTAAAGGCGTACCCTTTTGTTGGGGGTGGGTGATTCACAGGGCTATATATTGCCGTTTTGCGGGAGGTTAGCTTATGGTGGATTTGAATGCTGCACTTTTTTCAAAACATGATCCTGCTGTCGTTTCTGTGCTAAAGGCAGCCAAGGTGGGAATTGCGGGTGTCGGTGGTCTTGGGTCAAATGTTGCTATTAGTCTAGCTCGGGCAGGAGTTGGGACACTTGTTCTTACGGATTTTGATGTTGTAGAACCTTCAAATTTGAATCGCCAACAATATTTTATTGACCAAATAGGCAAATCGAAGGTTGATGCTTTAAGAGAAAATCTGGTTCGAATTAATCCATTTTCCACCTATGAAATTCATCATCTCAAGCTTTGCGCGGGTGATATTCCACAAATATATTCAAACGTGGAAATTCTGGTAGAAGCATTTGATGAAGTAGAAATGAAGTTAATGTTAGTTGAAGCATGGGTGGCTAAATTCCCGAATAGACCCTTGATAGTTGGCAGTGGTATTGCCGGTTATGGGGGTAATAATGATTGTCGAACTGAACGAATATTTGGTCAAGTTTATGTATGTGGTGATGGTAAAAGCGATGCTGGTTTAATTCCTCCTATTGCTCCAAAGGTTGCCCTAATTGCAGCGATGCAAGCTAATTTAGTTTTGGAATTGCTTTTGAGTCACTAACATATAATGAAAATTAAAAGCGGGGCCTAAGTACCAATGTTTTGTTGGTATCTGGTCTTCCTGTGATTAATTTAAGTCGACTGTTAGAGCTTGTTGTCTATGACATAAGCTGATTGCGTAGGGAGATACGAAAGGATGTAACTTAACTTTTAATTGAAAATATTGAAGTGATTATGCTCTATTTGCTATAAAATAAATATAATGTACAGAACCCTATATGTCATCTGTTGATAATGCTTATAACGAAATAACGCTTATTATCTGTCACTTGTGTGACTTCTGAACAGTATGATAGGTTTGGCAATGACGATCATTAATAGAATAAATTATAGAAATGATGTGATAGACAATAATATTGAAGATAGGATAAATGTCTCAAAATTTAAAGTTGGTGAAACGTTAAAAAAATATCGTTTATTAAATAATATGACACAAGCTTTTGTGGCGCAAGCTATTGGTATCTCAGCGGCTATGGTATCACTAATTGAGAGGGACAATGTATCACCATCAATGGCTACACTTGCTAAACTGACTCATTTTTACGGAATTAATATTAGTTCTATATTTAATAATTATAAAAATATAAATAAATATGATGTTATTAGGAATTGCAACAAGAAACTTTTAGAAAAAATAACTCTCAGTGATGGTAATGGTCATGGCTATTGTCTTGAATCAATACCTTTTAGGTATAATAGCATAAAAATGCAACCTTATATTATGTCAATAACAGATGACATAGTAGTATTCAATTGTTGCGAAAATAATGATGAAACAATTATTTATGTTTTAAATGGTATTTTAGAACTTTTGATCGAAGAACATAAGGTTGAGTTAAACGAAGGCGATTTCATTTATATGGATGCATCATTAGAGCACAAATTACGGTCTAAAGACGGTTCAGAGGTAACGATGCTTATTATCAAAAGGGTTGTATTATAGCAGTCTGCTAAAAAAACTAATGACATAACCATCTTTTGTGTTGCGAGGCGCTTAGCCTTTCAGCTGCATATGTTAGATGCATCGGGCGTTGAGTTCCTTGTGCCGTGCACCCGGCCTTCTATAAAATCTTAATTGACTGATTGGTTTGATATATTAATTCTCTTTCCTTGGAGGAGGGTATATTGACACGTAGAAAATATTGTCCACTTACAGAAAGTATTTGAAGCGAAAGTGTAAAGGACTCTTAAAGAATAAATAAATATATCTCAACCTACCCAACGTAAGCTTTTTGACTTGAAAAAAGTCAGCTAGCAGAAATTGAATTATAAGATACAAGAAAAGTATCGAATCCGTGCTGTTATTGAGAGATTTGTCATGAAAAATATTGGTATTTTCTCTAAAATACATGACCCGCGCTGCAAACAAGTGGCGGGAGATCTTGTCGAATGGATAAACAGCAAAGGACTGTCTCCTCTTGTTGAGGACCAACTTGCGCAATGTTTAGAACTCAAGCAAAGTGTTGATCGGTTTGAGATAGCTAAGAGCTCTGATTTGGTAGTAGTCCTTGGTGGCGACGGGACTTTGATTTCTGTTGCTCGCCTTTTGGTGGGTAGGGATGTTCCGATCGTTGGCGTGAATCTTGGTAGCCTTGGTTTTCTCACAGAAATTACAATTTCTGAAATGGTTTCTGTTCTAGATAATTGCCTCCATGGTGACTACCGTGTATCAGAACGGATGATGTTGCAAGCAACTATTTTTAGAAATGAAGATAAGATTGCGGCATATGATGTTCTGAATGATGTCGTGATAAATAAAGGTGCTTTGGCAAGAATTATTGAGTTGGATACTTTGATTGATGGTAACCGCCTTACAAAATTTCGAGCAGATGGGCTTATTGTGTCCAGCCCAACTGGTTCTACGGGATATTCTCTCGCTGCACAAGGTCCAGTGGTACATCCATCACTTGACTGTTTCGTTATAACCCCTATCTGTCCTCACACCCTTACTAATAGACCAATTGTAGTTTCAGGAAACACTCTTCTTTGTGTAACGTTGAAGTCAAAGGAAGAGGATGTCTTTCTGACTCTGGATGGGCAGATAAAAGTTGAGCTTAAATCAGGGGATGTTATTTGTATTGAGAAATCAACACACAGAACGAAACTGGTTCTGTCTGGAAGTAAAGACTATTTCGAAGTGTTACGGACTAAGCTTAAATGGAATGAAAGTTGACCCATAATCTGCTCACATCTTGATATTGTCGTTCAGTACAATGAAATATGTTTAGCAAGTACTATCATCATATGTGATAGTAAGAATGTAGGAGGTTTTACGGTGAACAAATCCGAGCTTATTGAAGCACTTGCGGTAAAAAAGAATATTTCTCAAAAGAAATCTGAAGAGACAATCAATATCCTACTCATATCTATAACAAATGCTCTCGAAGCGGGCGAGCGGGTCGAGGTAAGAGGGTTCGGCAGTTTTGTTGTTAGGGACTATAACCCGTACGTTGGAAGGAACCCACGTACGGGAGAAGCCATTACTGTGAAATCGAAGAAACTTCCCTTTTTCAAAGTCGGCAAAGAACTGAAGGAGAAAGTCGATTGCTGAATTGATTTGTACAGCCCTTCCGGGACATTACCATGAGTACCTGCTCTGGTGGAATCAGAGGCCTGTAGGTATAGGAGTACATCAGGCGGACAATGGCTGGCTGGTCCTCCAGTGCCGTATCTACCATCTACCGAGTTGGCCGTAAAGGATAATCCTTGAGATCGAAGGATTCCGTCAAGAGGTAAACGAACTGACCATCAGATTGTTGATCAAAACCACGAATTCCGCTTCTCTGTAATATCTCTGGTTACGAGCTGCTATATAGTATGAAACTGGACTAAAGTGCACGTGAATTCCAGATGTTTTCAGAGCTGCTAAAAGCCTTGCTCAGTCCGGCACCTCTTGCAACGACCATCCACGAGGGGCACGAAAGTAACAGCCCCTGCGTTCAGAGAAAATAATTTTCTACAGGGGAAGGAGTACACCATGTTCAAGGGGAGTATCGTTGCCATCATCACCCCGTTCAAAAACGACGAAATCGATGAAGAAAGGCTAAGGGAGCTGGTCGAGTTCCAGATCGAGAACGGCACAGACGGCATTGTCCCGTGCGGCACCACCGGCGAGTCATCCACCCTCGACTATCAGGAGCATGACCGGGTTGTTGAAATCGTTGTTCACCAGGTAAAGAAGCGAATCCCCGTCATCGCTGGGACCGGCTCCAACTCCACCAAGGAAGCCATTGAGATAACCGAGCATGCCAAAAGAGCCGGAGCAGACGGGGCGCTACTTGTAACCCCTTACTACAACAAACCTTCCCAGGAAGGTCTCTACCGTCATTACAAAACAGTGGCTGAAGCCGTTGCCCTTCCGCAGGTTCTCTATAATGTTCCGGGGCGCACCGCGGTCAATATGCTGCCGGAGACAGTCGCCCGGCTTGCGGAGATTCCCAACATTGTCGCTATCAAGGAAGCAGCCGGCTCCCTGCAACAGGTGTCCGAGATCATCGCCCTGTGCGGTGACAAGATCGGCGTGTTGTCGGGAGATGATTTCATTACCTTTCCGCTGATGGCCTGCGGCGGCGTGGGCGTAATTTCCGTTACCGCCAACATTATGCCAAAAGAGATCGCAGCCATGATCGACGCCTTTAACGCCGGAAACATGGAGGAAGCGCGCCGACTCCACCTGAGACTCCTAAAGATCAGTAATGCCATGTTCATTGAAACCAATCCGGTACCGGTAAAGACAGCCCTCGGACTCATGGGTAAATGCTCTGAAGAAGTTCGTCTGCCGCTGGCTCCCATGTCTGAGGAAAACAACTTGAAACTTGCTGTTGTCATTAAAGAATAC
Proteins encoded in this window:
- the thiF gene encoding sulfur carrier protein ThiS adenylyltransferase ThiF, coding for MVDLNAALFSKHDPAVVSVLKAAKVGIAGVGGLGSNVAISLARAGVGTLVLTDFDVVEPSNLNRQQYFIDQIGKSKVDALRENLVRINPFSTYEIHHLKLCAGDIPQIYSNVEILVEAFDEVEMKLMLVEAWVAKFPNRPLIVGSGIAGYGGNNDCRTERIFGQVYVCGDGKSDAGLIPPIAPKVALIAAMQANLVLELLLSH
- a CDS encoding methyltransferase domain-containing protein — protein: MKTDLEYLKNYYDKIFKDGVEIGCGCEVPHLHPEMDNALKKVDSELFGSVSPLPPDLDGCTVIDLGCGIGRTVFAAAFLVGVKGKVIGVDPREGLLEVAGSYLPKIMEKFCYKKPNVEFKKGYLEDLSSLGIEDNSVDVVVANEIINLSPDKKAIFSDIFRVLKPGGELCFSVIVADRRVPERLRDDASMVRACLAGALYCNDFRRLLRDIGCHDYRMICEQAVLNCDPDWAVRVGLTTFSHRVVRTFKLPLEDICEDYGQVAIYRGTMPGFAEGFPLDDHHLFIKDKPMLVCGNSGAMVKESRFGRYFTVLGETSLHYGPFDCS
- the gltA gene encoding NADPH-dependent glutamate synthase codes for the protein MKTKGLTTKERLAIRRVKMPELDAGQRNRNFQEVNLGLTENQAILEAQRCVQCKSKPCVGGCPVQIEIPQFINAIAEGDFSTAAFILQRDNALPAVCGRVCPQEIQCEAHCVLGQKGEPVAIGYLERFAADWALFHDSKPTVKEIPSLSKKNVAIIGCGPAGLTAAAELAVKGHAVTIFEALHDTGGVLRYGIPEFRLPKSIIDIEVSRLVNLGVVIECNVVVGKTVTISMLREEFDAIFVANGAGLPILLAIPGENLKGVYSANEYLTRVNLMGAGQSSDCATPIIRGNHVVVIGGGNTAMDCVRVARRLGADRAMLVYRRSEAEMPARIEEIKHAKEEGIEVIILTSPIEVLGDENGWTKGLRCQKMKLGEPDTSGRRKPVPIEGEIFDLDADVVINAVGTGANPLLTASEPELKLNKWKNIEVNGCGATSLDGVFAGGDIVRGGATVILAMGDGKQAASAMHDFLMNPRPCLSSPLSSDTQ
- a CDS encoding NAD(+)/NADH kinase; translated protein: MKNIGIFSKIHDPRCKQVAGDLVEWINSKGLSPLVEDQLAQCLELKQSVDRFEIAKSSDLVVVLGGDGTLISVARLLVGRDVPIVGVNLGSLGFLTEITISEMVSVLDNCLHGDYRVSERMMLQATIFRNEDKIAAYDVLNDVVINKGALARIIELDTLIDGNRLTKFRADGLIVSSPTGSTGYSLAAQGPVVHPSLDCFVITPICPHTLTNRPIVVSGNTLLCVTLKSKEEDVFLTLDGQIKVELKSGDVICIEKSTHRTKLVLSGSKDYFEVLRTKLKWNES
- a CDS encoding integration host factor subunit beta yields the protein MNKSELIEALAVKKNISQKKSEETINILLISITNALEAGERVEVRGFGSFVVRDYNPYVGRNPRTGEAITVKSKKLPFFKVGKELKEKVDC
- the dapA gene encoding 4-hydroxy-tetrahydrodipicolinate synthase, encoding MQRPSTRGTKVTAPAFRENNFLQGKEYTMFKGSIVAIITPFKNDEIDEERLRELVEFQIENGTDGIVPCGTTGESSTLDYQEHDRVVEIVVHQVKKRIPVIAGTGSNSTKEAIEITEHAKRAGADGALLVTPYYNKPSQEGLYRHYKTVAEAVALPQVLYNVPGRTAVNMLPETVARLAEIPNIVAIKEAAGSLQQVSEIIALCGDKIGVLSGDDFITFPLMACGGVGVISVTANIMPKEIAAMIDAFNAGNMEEARRLHLRLLKISNAMFIETNPVPVKTALGLMGKCSEEVRLPLAPMSEENNLKLAVVIKEYGLI
- a CDS encoding sulfide/dihydroorotate dehydrogenase-like FAD/NAD-binding protein, with product MHEVVSNEMLAPNLHRMVIKAPRVAAVRKAGQFVIVRLEKGGERIPLTIGDADPVGGTITLFVQAVGASTKKIVNTPVKGFLRDVVGPLGMPTHIENWGRVVCVGGGVGTAVLYPMAKALAAAGNEVTTIIGGRSKALIILEDELSVFSRETLITTEDGSHGRKGFVTTVLESLLNDSHRSPLSVFAVGPVPMMKAVAELTRPYQVKTIVSLNPIMIDGTGMCGGCRVLIGGETKFACVDGPEFDGHLVDFNNLSDRLTTYREHECRLDLQEKESMEAA
- a CDS encoding XRE family transcriptional regulator — its product is MTIINRINYRNDVIDNNIEDRINVSKFKVGETLKKYRLLNNMTQAFVAQAIGISAAMVSLIERDNVSPSMATLAKLTHFYGINISSIFNNYKNINKYDVIRNCNKKLLEKITLSDGNGHGYCLESIPFRYNSIKMQPYIMSITDDIVVFNCCENNDETIIYVLNGILELLIEEHKVELNEGDFIYMDASLEHKLRSKDGSEVTMLIIKRVVL